In Mustela lutreola isolate mMusLut2 chromosome 16, mMusLut2.pri, whole genome shotgun sequence, the genomic window ctcactgcctccccctctcccggTCCAGCACCCCCAGCAACAATTAATGTCAAGTCGGGGAAAGGAGAAGCCAGACAGGAGGGGGGGGGGCGCTCAGACGCGGACTGGAAAAGGCATCAGAGAGAGAGCTCTGCACAAAGCAGTTTCAGGCTTTATTAACAATCGGGTGCAAAAAACCAGATGGGTCTGGCGGCCCCTCTCAGCTCACCTTCCGGGGAGGGGCCTGGCATGGGCAGCCTGGTGCCCACCCTGTCCTGGCCAGGGCCTTCTTCTGGGTAGGCTACCCTCCTTTGCAAAGGCTCTGCTGACCCGCTCCGAGCAGTCAGTaaacccctccccactcccaggagGGCCTCGTCCCTACTTGGGGTGCCCTTGCCACAAGTCCTACCCCATATGGCGGGTccactctcctcctccccatttctctctcctggGCTCAGGCCTGGAACACAAATGGTGCAACCTTGGCACCAGACTGAGGAGGTCTTAGTGCAGACAAAATCTGGGTTGGGGGCTGGACAGTTGACCTTTATGAAAAGTTCAGACACTACAGTCAGATATTGGCCTGCAGTGGGGTGTCTCGCCCTCTGCAGACCTGCTTCTGGGCCCTGGGCAGGCTGGGCATCCACCAAGGGAGAACCTGCACACCGTCAGCACTCACACAGTGCTCTCCCTCGCACGCGGTCCGGAGTCACAGGTCCTTGCTGAACTCCCTCACCAGCGTGTACCCCATGCAGCCCCAGCTCCCCTCAGCCTGGTAGCCACACCCCTCCAGCATCCCCGCCACACCCCACGCTGCCACCGCCACAGGGACTACGAGCCGGGCCCGGGGCTCCCCCATGCCGCCTGCCCAGGCCCGTGCCCGGGATTCGGCAAAGGCCAGCAACCGCCGGCCCACACCTCGGCGGCGGTGCCAGCGAGAGACAGAGAGGCGGGTGACCCGGGCCCCGTCCCCAGCGCTGGAGCCTGGGGCCAGGGCCAGAACCCCACACACATCGCCTGAGCTACGCacggccacccaggggccccccaggCCACCTGGCGGAGGCAGCGAGCCCCATCGGGCCCGCAGGCCCAGCTTCATGGCTGCCACAGCCAGGAACACGGGCAGGAGAAGGGCCAGGGCAAAGGAGGCCAGGACGAAGCGCAGGCCACTGCTGGCCGCTGCCAGGAGGAGCAGGGCTGGTGGCCGCGTCAGGGCGTGGAGGGTCACTCGGTTCTCCGTGTCCTTCACACCTGCCTGCAGGCGAAAGGCGCTGTCAGAGCCGGGGTCCTGGGTCTTCCCTCCCACCAGGGCCCCCATGGTAGGGGAcctccagggagaggagagggggtgaGCTGTGCCCAGGTAGGGGCAAAGgggtggaggagaagggaaggcgCTGTGTTGGGGCCTGCAGCCAGGGAACAGGCAGGGAACAGCCCACATCTGCTGTGGCTCCGGTAAACAGAGTCCGGCACACTGGGTCCTGAGCGAGTGAGTGAGGTGGGAGCTGTGGGGGGACATACGATGCAGGGGAGCTGCAGGTGTGAGGCTGAGCCCAGAACAGTACAGGGGACTGGCCCAGTTCCGAGGAGGACCATTCTCTGGGCAGCAGGAGGTGGCACTGGGGGGTggcgggtgtggggggggggttacTCAGGGCCAGGCTGAGACCCAAGGGCTATGCTTGGAGAGTGCTGGGGAGGCTGGCTCCTGTgggctggcggggggtggggggtggggggggtggtggtgtgttCAGGCGGTGGGTGGGCGTAGGGCAGGCTGAAGTCTGCAAAGGGAGTACAGAGCTGATGCCACACGCATCTCACAGCTCTCCAGCTATGaaaacttttaagtaatctctacatccaaagtagggcttgaactcacgaccccgcgGTCCCcaatgaaccagccaggtgcccctaaaaccttTTTGACCCCATGGGTAGGAAGAAGGCACTAGGAAAGGAAGGGACCGAGCCAGGAAGCCTCTCAGGAGGAACGCATCCTGCTCCGGGAGTGCGGGCTGGCTCAGGCAGGTGTCCGGAGCCGCTCAAGAGGCGTCCCCGCCGGCTCTCACCTTCAGCATCTCCAGCACCAGGGGTCTCTCATCTTCCCTCATCTCCCGCACTGACAAGTGGCCGGGGGCCATGGCAGCCCCCAGGCTCCCGCACCCCCGAGGGGAGCAGGCGTGCACCTGGTGAAACAAGCAGGCCAGCGTCAGTGAAGGGCCCCCCTCGTCCCCACAGCGCCCCAGGCATGGTGACC contains:
- the NAT14 gene encoding probable N-acetyltransferase 14 isoform X2, producing MAPGHLSVREMREDERPLVLEMLKAGVKDTENRVTLHALTRPPALLLLAAASSGLRFVLASFALALLLPVFLAVAAMKLGLRARWGSLPPPGGLGGPWVAVRSSGDVCGVLALAPGSSAGDGARVTRLSVSRWHRRRGVGRRLLAFAESRARAWAGGMGEPRARLVVPVAVAAWGVAGMLEGCGYQAEGSWGCMGYTLVREFSKDL
- the NAT14 gene encoding probable N-acetyltransferase 14 isoform X1; translated protein: MRTGALPSPAPTRLAACLATALVRVSSAGRVHACSPRGCGSLGAAMAPGHLSVREMREDERPLVLEMLKAGVKDTENRVTLHALTRPPALLLLAAASSGLRFVLASFALALLLPVFLAVAAMKLGLRARWGSLPPPGGLGGPWVAVRSSGDVCGVLALAPGSSAGDGARVTRLSVSRWHRRRGVGRRLLAFAESRARAWAGGMGEPRARLVVPVAVAAWGVAGMLEGCGYQAEGSWGCMGYTLVREFSKDL